A window of Peromyscus eremicus chromosome 7, PerEre_H2_v1, whole genome shotgun sequence contains these coding sequences:
- the Lipc gene encoding hepatic triacylglycerol lipase isoform X1 encodes MGSPFQAPLFLVLCIFIQSSACGQGLGTEPFGRSYGATDIRKPLQKTETRFLLFKSESDRLGCQLQVQHPETLQECGFNTSQPLVMIIHGWSGSERATLGKNSDSDSQMDGLLETWIWKLVGALKSRQSQPVNVGFVDWISLAHQHYAVAVRNARVVGQEVAALLLWLEESVKFPQSKVHLIGYSLGAHVSGFAGSSMGRKHKIGRITGLDPAGPLFEGTSPSDRLSPDDASFVDAIHTFTQRRMGLSVGIQQPIAHYDFYPNGGTFQPGCHFLELYKHIAEHGLNAITQTIKCAHERSVHLFIDSLRHSDLQSTGFQCSDMDSFRQGLCLSCKKGRCNTLGYDIRRDWSGKSKKLFLITRAQAPFRVYHYQFMIQFINQIEKPAELTFTMSLLGTKEETKKIPITLGEGITSNKTYSLLITLDKDIGELIAIKFKWESSAVWANVWNTVQTIMPWGITPHNSGLLLKTIWVKAGETQQRMTFCPENVDDLQLHPTQEKVLVKCEVNSKRLKRKSR; translated from the exons AGCCATTTGGAAGAAGTTATGGAGCTACTGACATAAGGAAACCATTACAGAAGACAGAGACCAGATTCCTGCTCTTCAAAAGTGAAAGTGATCGCCTAGGCTGTCAGCTCCAAGTCCAGCACCCAGAAACGCTGCAAGAGTGTGGCTTCAACACCTCCCAGCCGCTGGTCATGATCATCCACGGGTGGTCG GGCTCAGAAAGAGCTACCTTGGGGAAAAATTCAGACAGTGATTCTCAG ATGGATGGCTTGCTAGAAACTTGGATCTGGAAGCTAGTGGGTGCACTGAAGTCCCGACAGTCCCAGCCGGTGAACGTAGGGTTTGTGGATTGGATCTCCCTGGCACACCAACACTACGCTGTCGCTGTCCGCAACGCCCGTGTTGTAGGCCAGGAGGTGGCTGCTCTTCTCCTGTGGCTGGAG GAATCTGTGAAGTTTCCTCAGAGCAAAGTTCACCTAATCGGCTACAGCCTGGGAGCGCATGTCTCGGGATTCGCAGGCAGCTCCATGGGTAGAAAGCACAAGATTGGAAGAATCACAG GGCTGGACCCCGCAGGCCCTTTGTTTGAGGGCACTTCCCCCAGCGACCGTCTTTCTCCAGATGATGCCAGTTTTGTGGACGCCATTCACACCTTTACCCAGAGGCGCATGGGCCTGAGTGTGGGCATCCAACAGCCCATTGCCCACTATGACTTCTACCCCAATGGCGGCACCTTCCAGCCCGGCTGCCACTTCCTGGAGCTCTACAAACACATTGCAGAGCATGGCTTAAATG CCATAACCCAGACCATCAAATGTGCCCATGAGCGCTCGGTGCACCTCTTCATTGACTCCTTGCGACACAGTGATCTGCAGAGCACAGGCTTCCAGTGCAGTGACATGGACAGCTTCCGCCAGGGCCTGTGTCTGAGCTGCAAGAAGGGCCGTTGCAACACTCTGGGCTATGACATCCGCAGGGACTGGTCAGGCAAGAGCAAGAAGCTCTTCCTCATTACCCGAGCCCAGGCCCCCTTCAGAG TTTATCATTACCAGTTCATGATCCAGTTCATCAACCAAATTGAGAAGCCAGCAGAGCTCACTTTTACCATGTCACTTCTGGGAACAAAAGAAGAAACGAAGAAGATTCCCATCACACT GGGTGAAGGAATTACCAGCAATAAAACCTACTCCCTCCTTATCACGCTGGACAAAGACATCGGCGAGTTGATCGCGATCAAGTTCAAGTGGGAAAGCAGTGCGGTGTGGGCCAATGTCTGGAACACGGTGCAGACCATCATGCCATGGGGCATAACACCTCACAACTCGGGCCTCCTTCTGAAGACCATCTGGGTCAAAGCTGGAGAGACACAGCAAAG AATGACATTTTGCCCTGAAAATGTGGACGATCTACAGCTTCACCCCACCCAGGAGAAAGTCTTGGTGAAGTGCGAAGTGAACTCAAAAAGACTGAAGCGAAAGAGTAGATGA
- the Lipc gene encoding hepatic triacylglycerol lipase isoform X2, whose protein sequence is MGSPFQAPLFLVLCIFIQSSACGQGLGTEPFGRSYGATDIRKPLQKTETRFLLFKSESDRLGCQLQVQHPETLQECGFNTSQPLVMIIHGWSMDGLLETWIWKLVGALKSRQSQPVNVGFVDWISLAHQHYAVAVRNARVVGQEVAALLLWLEESVKFPQSKVHLIGYSLGAHVSGFAGSSMGRKHKIGRITGLDPAGPLFEGTSPSDRLSPDDASFVDAIHTFTQRRMGLSVGIQQPIAHYDFYPNGGTFQPGCHFLELYKHIAEHGLNAITQTIKCAHERSVHLFIDSLRHSDLQSTGFQCSDMDSFRQGLCLSCKKGRCNTLGYDIRRDWSGKSKKLFLITRAQAPFRVYHYQFMIQFINQIEKPAELTFTMSLLGTKEETKKIPITLGEGITSNKTYSLLITLDKDIGELIAIKFKWESSAVWANVWNTVQTIMPWGITPHNSGLLLKTIWVKAGETQQRMTFCPENVDDLQLHPTQEKVLVKCEVNSKRLKRKSR, encoded by the exons AGCCATTTGGAAGAAGTTATGGAGCTACTGACATAAGGAAACCATTACAGAAGACAGAGACCAGATTCCTGCTCTTCAAAAGTGAAAGTGATCGCCTAGGCTGTCAGCTCCAAGTCCAGCACCCAGAAACGCTGCAAGAGTGTGGCTTCAACACCTCCCAGCCGCTGGTCATGATCATCCACGGGTGGTCG ATGGATGGCTTGCTAGAAACTTGGATCTGGAAGCTAGTGGGTGCACTGAAGTCCCGACAGTCCCAGCCGGTGAACGTAGGGTTTGTGGATTGGATCTCCCTGGCACACCAACACTACGCTGTCGCTGTCCGCAACGCCCGTGTTGTAGGCCAGGAGGTGGCTGCTCTTCTCCTGTGGCTGGAG GAATCTGTGAAGTTTCCTCAGAGCAAAGTTCACCTAATCGGCTACAGCCTGGGAGCGCATGTCTCGGGATTCGCAGGCAGCTCCATGGGTAGAAAGCACAAGATTGGAAGAATCACAG GGCTGGACCCCGCAGGCCCTTTGTTTGAGGGCACTTCCCCCAGCGACCGTCTTTCTCCAGATGATGCCAGTTTTGTGGACGCCATTCACACCTTTACCCAGAGGCGCATGGGCCTGAGTGTGGGCATCCAACAGCCCATTGCCCACTATGACTTCTACCCCAATGGCGGCACCTTCCAGCCCGGCTGCCACTTCCTGGAGCTCTACAAACACATTGCAGAGCATGGCTTAAATG CCATAACCCAGACCATCAAATGTGCCCATGAGCGCTCGGTGCACCTCTTCATTGACTCCTTGCGACACAGTGATCTGCAGAGCACAGGCTTCCAGTGCAGTGACATGGACAGCTTCCGCCAGGGCCTGTGTCTGAGCTGCAAGAAGGGCCGTTGCAACACTCTGGGCTATGACATCCGCAGGGACTGGTCAGGCAAGAGCAAGAAGCTCTTCCTCATTACCCGAGCCCAGGCCCCCTTCAGAG TTTATCATTACCAGTTCATGATCCAGTTCATCAACCAAATTGAGAAGCCAGCAGAGCTCACTTTTACCATGTCACTTCTGGGAACAAAAGAAGAAACGAAGAAGATTCCCATCACACT GGGTGAAGGAATTACCAGCAATAAAACCTACTCCCTCCTTATCACGCTGGACAAAGACATCGGCGAGTTGATCGCGATCAAGTTCAAGTGGGAAAGCAGTGCGGTGTGGGCCAATGTCTGGAACACGGTGCAGACCATCATGCCATGGGGCATAACACCTCACAACTCGGGCCTCCTTCTGAAGACCATCTGGGTCAAAGCTGGAGAGACACAGCAAAG AATGACATTTTGCCCTGAAAATGTGGACGATCTACAGCTTCACCCCACCCAGGAGAAAGTCTTGGTGAAGTGCGAAGTGAACTCAAAAAGACTGAAGCGAAAGAGTAGATGA
- the Lipc gene encoding hepatic triacylglycerol lipase isoform X3 produces MGSPFQAPLFLVLCIFIQSSACGQGLGTEPFGRSYGATDIRKPLQKTETRFLLFKSESDRLGCQLQVQHPETLQECGFNTSQPLVMIIHGWSMDGLLETWIWKLVGALKSRQSQPVNVGFVDWISLAHQHYAVAVRNARVVGQEVAALLLWLEESVKFPQSKVHLIGYSLGAHVSGFAGSSMGRKHKIGRITGLDPAGPLFEGTSPSDRLSPDDASFVDAIHTFTQRRMGLSVGIQQPIAHYDFYPNGGTFQPGCHFLELYKHIAEHGLNAITQTIKCAHERSVHLFIDSLRHSDLQSTGFQCSDMDSFRQGLCLSCKKGRCNTLGYDIRRDWSGKSKKLFLITRAQAPFRGTSNEDSTTLPVMLRGLIRTA; encoded by the exons AGCCATTTGGAAGAAGTTATGGAGCTACTGACATAAGGAAACCATTACAGAAGACAGAGACCAGATTCCTGCTCTTCAAAAGTGAAAGTGATCGCCTAGGCTGTCAGCTCCAAGTCCAGCACCCAGAAACGCTGCAAGAGTGTGGCTTCAACACCTCCCAGCCGCTGGTCATGATCATCCACGGGTGGTCG ATGGATGGCTTGCTAGAAACTTGGATCTGGAAGCTAGTGGGTGCACTGAAGTCCCGACAGTCCCAGCCGGTGAACGTAGGGTTTGTGGATTGGATCTCCCTGGCACACCAACACTACGCTGTCGCTGTCCGCAACGCCCGTGTTGTAGGCCAGGAGGTGGCTGCTCTTCTCCTGTGGCTGGAG GAATCTGTGAAGTTTCCTCAGAGCAAAGTTCACCTAATCGGCTACAGCCTGGGAGCGCATGTCTCGGGATTCGCAGGCAGCTCCATGGGTAGAAAGCACAAGATTGGAAGAATCACAG GGCTGGACCCCGCAGGCCCTTTGTTTGAGGGCACTTCCCCCAGCGACCGTCTTTCTCCAGATGATGCCAGTTTTGTGGACGCCATTCACACCTTTACCCAGAGGCGCATGGGCCTGAGTGTGGGCATCCAACAGCCCATTGCCCACTATGACTTCTACCCCAATGGCGGCACCTTCCAGCCCGGCTGCCACTTCCTGGAGCTCTACAAACACATTGCAGAGCATGGCTTAAATG CCATAACCCAGACCATCAAATGTGCCCATGAGCGCTCGGTGCACCTCTTCATTGACTCCTTGCGACACAGTGATCTGCAGAGCACAGGCTTCCAGTGCAGTGACATGGACAGCTTCCGCCAGGGCCTGTGTCTGAGCTGCAAGAAGGGCCGTTGCAACACTCTGGGCTATGACATCCGCAGGGACTGGTCAGGCAAGAGCAAGAAGCTCTTCCTCATTACCCGAGCCCAGGCCCCCTTCAGAG GGACATCCAATGAGGACAGTACCACCTTGCCAGTGATGTTGAGGGGACTCATCAGGACTGCCTGA